A genomic window from Silurus meridionalis isolate SWU-2019-XX chromosome 21, ASM1480568v1, whole genome shotgun sequence includes:
- the fam110d gene encoding protein FAM110D: MMKPLTPVGSPSPLRLLNKGPEYLRRQIDSGIRGHSVSAVERLEADKAKYVKSQQVINTKQEPVLVPCATPPPPSRRNFTAPTPSTPLLSRHPTLSPCPLSPRNNNEDDSRKENLRALYLDVEKRNQNNSIRTPLPTLRSPNGTPLVAPHSAPMMRRSIGKRMLRPDSLVIYRQKKECKSPMGNGDGNAEAETKGYSFVRRLFQGSMREKNSRNDDKLTISEEKSSSRDEDSRMSWSIDRDTVDGGNRTRSSSRTESNNGNSSFQEHCISLGMANTVRNRLENWNENDMDPWKPVMPLQRSKSDLRLCSSLALSEQERFFDFCGLDWDLVDRLGPENFPSGASSVDTLSLVLRSVGGLEGASEPSEFSRHSGEGLFQEELSEQVPSAVSIIERNARVIKWLYGCKNAVREGPKGPKESTV, from the coding sequence ATGATGAAGCCTTTAACACCAGTTGGCTCACCCTCGCCCCTGCGTCTTCTTAACAAGGGCCCAGAATACCTGCGCCGACAAATAGACAGTGGAATTCGGGGTCACTCTGTCAGTGCTGTGGAGCGGCTAGAGGCGGACAAGGCCAAATATGTCAAGAGCCAGCAGGTCATCAACACCAAGCAAGAACCTGTATTAGTACCTTGTGCGACACCTCCACCCCCATCACGGCGCAACTTTACTGCACCAACGCCCTCAACGCCTCTTCTAAGTCGGCACCCAACGCTGAGTCCATGCCCTCTCTCACCCCGCAACAACAATGAGGACGATTCCAGGAAGGAAAACCTCAGAGCTCTGTATCTTGATGTAGAGAAGCGAAACCAAAACAATTCCATTCGGACACCTCTGCCAACACTACGGAGCCCAAATGGCACCCCGTTGGTGGCACCTCACAGTGCCCCCATGATGAGACGGAGCATTGGGAAGCGCATGCTGCGGCCCGACTCCCTGGTCATCTATAGGCAGAAAAAAGAGTGTAAGAGTCCAATGGGAAATGGCGATGGAAATGCAGAGGCAGAGACAAAGGGGTACAGCTTTGTACGCCGGCTCTTTCAAGGTTCTATGAGAGAAAAGAATAGCAGGAATGATGACAAGTTAACAATCAGTGAGGAGAAATCTTCATCACGGGATGAAGACTCACGCATGTCATGGTCTATTGACCGGGACACAGTAGATGGTGGGAACAGGACAAGGAGCTCCAGTAGGACTGAGTCAAACAATGGTAATAGCAGCTTCCAGGAGCACTGCATTTCCCTCGGAATGGCAAACACTGTAAGAAATCGTCTGGAGAATTGGAACGAGAATGATATGGACCCTTGGAAGCCGGTGATGCCACTCCAGCGCTCGAAATCAGATCTTCGACTTTGCTCATCCCTGGCATTGTCTGAACAAGAGCGTTTTTTTGACTTCTGTGGTCTTGACTGGGACCTGGTGGATCGGCTTGGGCCAGAGAACTTCCCATCAGGTGCCAGTTCGGTTGACACTCTCTCACTGGTTCTGAGGAGTGTTGGGGGACTAGAAGGTGCTTCTGAACCCAGTGAGTTTTCTCGCCACTCTGGAGAGGGGCTCTTCCAGGAGGAATTATCAGAGCAGGTACCCTCAGCTGTGTCAATCATCGAGAGAAATGCCCGTGTGATAAAGTGGCTTTATGGCTGTAAAAACGCAGTGAGGGAGGGACCTAAAGGTCCCAAGGAGTCAACTGTGTAg